In Brassica rapa cultivar Chiifu-401-42 chromosome A06, CAAS_Brap_v3.01, whole genome shotgun sequence, a single window of DNA contains:
- the LOC103872870 gene encoding protein MULTIPLE CHLOROPLAST DIVISION SITE 1 → MASIDSLHFHSLCNLQSSIGRSKLQIPSSLVVFRRRHKNLNWVQLQTNKKFVCKSIGDESSTPDEETQNTQNDDNEEDDVSTAQSNTATDSETSISRFRSMVTTIAHDSGDSISRLRSMVTTLPPVVFVMNKCSGNSVWIGFSIVATVMLASLRAYAIRKSRDNRPAGSVSDLVRRGQLRSGDRRGISKAMNYEDPFNNPFVKVGKGSSTVEMCGKVYKLAPVTLTEKEQSIHQKRRSRAYQWKRPTVFLKEGDSVPPDVDPDTVRWIPANHPFATTVSDIDQDLAQNNVYQKQGVPFRIRAEHEAMQKKLEALQNEEKLNNLGIDSQNARDFQRPYKFSSKLEEDDDVQEKNTGDSPSEETHKS, encoded by the exons ATGGCATCCATTGATTCTCTCCACTTCCATTCCCTCTGCAATCTCCAG TCGTCGATTGGAAGATCCAAGCTCCAGATTCCTTCAAGCTTGGTTGTGTTCAGACGCAGACACAAGAATCTGAACTGGGTTCAACTCCAAACCAACAAAAAATTCGTGTGCAAATCGATTGGGGATGAATCCTCGACTCCAGATGAAGAAACTCAGAACACTCAGAATGATGATAACGAGGAAGATGATGTTTCCACGGCTCAGAGTAACACGGCCACTGACTCCGAGACTTCGATTTCGAGATTCCGGAGCATGGTTACAACCATTGCTCATGATTCAGGGGATTCAATTTCGAGACTTCGGAGTATGGTTACCACTCTTCCTCCTGTCGTCTTCGTG ATGAACAAGTGCTCAGGGAACAGCGTTTGGATCGGGTTCAGCATTGTAGCTACTGTTATGCTCGCTTCTTTACGAGCTTATGCAATAAGGAAGTCGAGAGATAACCGTCCTGCTGGCTCTGTTTCTGATCTTGTGAGACGTGGTCAGCTGAGATCTGGTGATAGAAGAGGCAT CTCAAAGGCTATGAACTACGAAGACCCATTCAACAACCCTTTTGTTAAAGTTGGTAAAGGAAGCTCAACGGTGGAGATGTGCGGGAAAGTTTATAAGTTAGCTCCAGTCACGCTTACGGAGAAAGAACAAAGTATTCATCAGAAGAGAAGGTCAAGAGCTTACCAATGGAAGAGACCAACTGTTTTCCTCAAGGAAGGAGACTCGGTACCGCCTGATGTTGATCCTGATACTGTTAGATGGATCCCTGCCAATCATCCGTTCGCAACCACGGTTAGCGATATCGATCAAGACCTTGCTCAGAACAATGTGTACCAAAAGCAAGGTGTTCCTTTCCGGATCCGTGCTGAGCATGAAGCTATGCAGAAGAAGCTTGAAGCTTTAcaaaat GAGGAGAAGTTGAATAATCTGGGGATTGATAGTCAAAATGCCAGAGATTTTCAGAGGCCATATAAGTTCTCAAGCAAGCTGGAAGAAGACGATGATGTCCAAGAGAAAAATACTGGTGATTCACCCTCTGAGGAGACGCACAAGTCCTGA